From one Phycodurus eques isolate BA_2022a chromosome 6, UOR_Pequ_1.1, whole genome shotgun sequence genomic stretch:
- the LOC133404475 gene encoding small integral membrane protein 28-like has product MRSLLESSWRRFGPAGRGSYDWATPVPSTHEQQGFNWNDLGEDRKFELLVYVVLPAVSVLLLVLVAVLVSRRCSASASKLGLTNVIALDLQDAESGADLLSSLTRNAERHASTSSTGSDGVFVMVYLPPPYEETLTKISRAASLGSSKDAESIKIEDLEAKLCPEVRSSGRYV; this is encoded by the exons ATGCGCAGCCTCCTGGAGAGCAGCTGGCGGCGCTTCGGCCCGGCGGGGCGCGGATCCTACGACTGGGCGACGCCAGTGCCCTCCACGCACGAGCAACAG GGCTTCAACTGGAATGACCTGGGAGAGGACAGGAAGTTTGAGCTGCTGGTGTACGTGGTCCTCCCAGCGGTGTCGGTCCTGCTGCTTGTCCTGGTGGCGGTCTTGGTCTCCCGCCGCTGCTCCGCCTCGGCCTCCAAGCTGGGCCTGACCAACGTGATTGCGCTGGACCTGCAGGACGCCGAGAGCGGCGCCGACTTGCTGTCATCGCTGACCCGCAACGCAGAACGCCACGCTAGCACCAGCTCGACGGGCTCAGACGGGGTCTTCGTCATGGTCTACCTGCCGCCCCCCTACGAGGAGACCCTCACCAAGATCAGCAGAGCCGCCAGCCTCGGCAGCTCCAAGGACGCCGAGTCCATCAAGATTGAGGATCTGGAGGCCAAGCTGTGTCCGGAGGTCAGGTCCAGTGGTCGCTACGTGTGA
- the LOC133403702 gene encoding mucin-2-like, with product MRLDWTMPLLVLSVLVLSLSQGRMISRCELKARLEEAIQLPEGIEKFREFIMSVVICEIEKMSSLNSNMVRTTSIMPVILEQTTNATRPPAPLPTTNTTRPPGLPATTNTTRPAEPLATTNTTTPLEAPTTTNTTRPPEAPTTTNTTRPPEPLATTNTTRSPEAPTTSNTTRLPETLATTNTTRLPETLATTNTTKPPEPLPTTNTTRPPGLPATTNTTRPAEPLATTNTTTPLEAPTTTNTTRPPETPTTTNTTSPPEPLATTNTTRSPEAPTTTNTTRLPETLATTNTTRLPETLATTNTTRPPEPLATTNTTRLPEALTTTNTTISPEAPSTTNTTRPPEAPTNNSTRPPETSATNITTRSPEPPTTTNTTRRPEPLPTTNTTRPTEPTTTNTTRPPEAPTTTNTTRSREVSTTNTTRPPETSATTNTTRPTEPTTTNTTRPPESATTTNTTRPTEPTTTSTTRPIEPATTSTIRPPESATTTNSTRPPEAPTTNSTRPPETSATDINTRSPESPTTTNTTRPTEPTTTNTTRPIEQETTSTTRPIEPATTSTTRPIEPATTSTTRPIEPATTSTTRPTEPTTTNITRPIEQETTSTTRPIEPATTSTTRPIEPATTSTTRPIEPATTSTTRPTEPTTTNTTRPPEPLITIATRQTEPTNTPTAVSPESLNISIQFPDADVVQIAQQAEMEALKKHVDGLWRTEETAIEGSRRRRRQATVANPQSFRTYYGVFQLSDSDFCFSTNPWTDNFCITSCTAFRDDDITDDIQCFVNSQHWMSVFRTASMECYRATNFFEQCK from the exons ATGAGGTTGGACTGGACTATGCCGCTGCTGGTCTTGTCGGTTCTGGTACTAAGTTTGTCCCAGGGCCGCATGATCTCCAGATGTGAACTGAAGGCAAGACTTGAAGAGGCCATCCAGCTCCCTGAAGGCATTGAAAAGTTCAGAGAGTTCATCATGTCAGTAG TAATATGTGAAATAGAGAAGATGTCAAGTCTGAACTCCAACATGGTCAGGACTACCTCTATTATGCCGGTCATCCTTGAACAGACAACCAATGCCACAAGACCCCCTGCACCTTTACCAACAACCAACACCACAAGACCCCCTGGACTTCCAGCAACAACCAACACCACAAGACCCGCTGAACCTCTTGCAACAACCAACACCACAACACCACTTGAAGCTCCAACAACAACCAACACCACAAGACCCCCTGAGGCTCCAACAACAACCAACACCACAAGACCCCCCGAACCTCTTGCAACAACCAACACCACAAGATCCCCTGAGGCTCCAACAACATCCAACACCACAAGACTCCCTGAAACTCTTGCAACAACCAACACCACAAGACTCCCTGAAACTCTTGCAACAACTAACACCACAAAACCCCCTGAACCTTTACCAACAACCAACACCACAAGACCCCCTGGACTTCCAGCAACAACCAACACCACAAGACCCGCTGAACCTCTTGCAACAACCAACACCACAACACCACTTGAAGCTCCAACAACAACCAACACCACAAGACCCCCTGAGACTCCAACAACAACCAACACCACAAGTCCCCCCGAACCTCTTGCAACAACCAACACCACAAGATCCCCTGAGGCTCCAACAACAACCAACACCACAAGACTCCCTGAAACTCTTGCAACAACCAACACCACAAGACTCCCTGAAACTCTTGCAACAACTAACACCACAAGACCCCCTGAACCTCTTGCAACAACCAACACCACAAGACTCCCTGAGGCTCTAACAACAACCAACACTACAATATCCCCTGAGGCTCCGTCAACAACCAATACCACAAGACCCCCAGAAGCTCCAACAAACAACTCCACAAGACCCCCTGAAACTAGTGCAACAAACATCACCACAAGATCCCCTGAGCCTCCAACAACAACCAATACCACAAGACGCCCCGAACCTCTACCAACAACCAACACCACAAGACCCACTGAACCGACAACCACCAACACCACAAGACCACCTGAGGCTCCAACAACAACCAATACCACAAGATCCCGTGAGGTTTCAACAACCAACACCACAAGACCCCCTGAAACTAGTGCAACAACCAACACCACAAGACCCACTGAACCGACAACCACCAACACCACAAGACCACCTGAATCTGCAACAACAACCAACACCACAAGACCCACTGAACCAACAACCACCAGCACCACAAGACCCATTGAACCGGCAACCACCAGCACCATAAGACCACCTGAATCTGCAACAACAACCAATTCCACAAGACCCCCTGAAGCTCCAACAACCAACTCCACAAGACCCCCTGAAACTAGTGCAACAGACATCAACACAAGATCCCCTGAGTCTCCAACAACAACCAACACCACAAGACCCACTGAACCAACAACCACCAACACCACAAGACCCATTGAACAAGAAACCACCAGCACCACAAGACCCATTGAACCGGCAACCACCAGCACCACAAGACCCATTGAACCGGCAACCACCAGCACCACAAGACCCATTGAACCGGCAACCACCAGCACCACAAGACCCACTGAACCGACAACCACCAACATCACAAGACCCATTGAACAAGAAACCACCAGCACCACAAGACCCATTGAACCGGCAACCACCAGCACCACAAGACCCATTGAACCGGCAACCACCAGCACCACAAGACCCATTGAACCGGCAACCACCAGCACCACAAGACCCACTGAACCGACAACCACCAACACCACAAGACCCCCTGAGCCTCTCATAACCATTGCCACAAGACAAACTGAACCAACAAACACCCCCACGGCAGTCAGTCCTGAGTCCTTAAACATCTCTATACAATTTCCCGATGCCGACGTGGTCCAGATAGCGCAGCAGGCTGAGATGGAGGCACTGAAGAAGCATGTGGATGGCTTGTGGAGGACGGAAGAGACGGCGATAGAAGGcagtcggcggcggcggcggcaggcCACAGTGGCAAACCCGCAGTCTTTCCGCACTTATTACGGAGTTTTCCAGCTGTCAGACTCAGATTTCTGTTTTTCAACTAATCCTTGGACGGACAACTTCTGCATTACATCCTGCACTG CGTTCAGAGATGATGACATCACGGATGATATACAATGCTTTGTGAACAGTCAGCACTGGAT GAGTGTATTCCGGACGGCCAGCATGGAGTGTTACCGGGCCACCAACTTCTTCGAACAATGCAAATGA